One window from the genome of Breoghania sp. L-A4 encodes:
- a CDS encoding SDR family NAD(P)-dependent oxidoreductase has translation MSETLAKAGATASDLSYVETHGTGTPLGDPVEIAGLTQAFGDGARETPCYLGSVKSNIGHLEAAAGVAGLIKLLLALRHKRLPGHPTLTTLNRQIRVGDRFEVLTDTIDWPAPKSGRRLAGLSSFGFGGANVHAVIEEAPEREAAVRAARPLSVFNRTRFWAEAAHLPDALRTQALPAAATPSDRQPANLTGMLFETTWRPATPEIAPATGAALILDAGGRSAAALGDRLGARIITASDLTGTATDRALIGEAPAFVLFVADARSFAARAPDAVVAAREQGPLALVRLVRALHRADSLHLGVLTSGGTAPTGEDSPTAAALIALTRTIAHEYPRWSVSAIDIDRKTPVRAVTQTVLPALLSPGGDVLAHAHGSFFARSLTPVDAGEAASPFNAKGAVHVIIGGRGGIGGALALDLARRGKARLALIGRCAAENDTETLLGEIRAAGGEALYVRADATDAEALEQALSEVVARWGGIDTIVNAAMVLDNHRLNEMSDAAFRSAYDAKAQIASALEQAMTAQGLNCTVVHMSSVQSLAGNPGQGNYAAGCGFLDCWAAGSPIPTKLISWGYWGEIGAVSGEAWAKAMAVQGIGSIRLDEGLAALDALLSGEHGTLTLAKGTPEALAKLGIGGTSVVTDDMPAIAATDPMQHALPLLEQATAAKTRAVLLTAAGADAPAFDQTDAWAARLSVTPANRRLLEALLSVATQADASDSADLDALKRAHPVVGAHVTLLRRVFDALPDLLAGRIDGPSVILPDGTLDLVEPIYTGNPMVDAANAQMAKIISRIANDGDAGAVLEIGAGTGATSRFILNALAQTDHPAEYWYTDVSPVFTRHGWRLLAGNYPRARFEPLDIEADPLAQGFEAGGYDVVLASNVLHATADISTTLKHIAMLLKPGGRLLLGELTQVLHVNTVIFGLLPGWWNASDGRRLPHAPLLSLDEWHKALGEAGFAVDPVWQDAFGLSVICATLRKRSGSVDIRYSQPVDREPAKPAAAASGPLATEIARHLAEVLRLDAGTIDADAPFIDLGLDSILAGELARKLSDALALDIKPTEFFNHPTVARLARNLAQRGAAADKPAEPQATSTDDDALLLDLLGDLESGKSDAETVRKALQDGPGGTPQPGTPNSREDRHG, from the coding sequence ATCTCGGAGACGCTCGCCAAGGCCGGGGCCACCGCCTCGGATCTCTCCTATGTGGAGACCCACGGCACCGGCACGCCGCTGGGCGATCCGGTCGAGATCGCCGGCCTCACCCAGGCCTTCGGCGACGGCGCGCGCGAGACACCCTGCTATCTCGGCTCGGTGAAGTCCAACATCGGCCACCTGGAAGCCGCGGCCGGCGTCGCCGGGCTGATCAAGCTGCTGCTGGCCCTGCGCCACAAGCGCCTGCCCGGCCACCCGACGCTGACAACCCTGAACAGGCAGATCCGCGTCGGCGACCGCTTCGAGGTTCTCACCGACACCATCGACTGGCCCGCGCCGAAGAGCGGCCGCCGGCTCGCCGGGCTGTCGTCCTTCGGCTTCGGCGGCGCCAACGTGCATGCGGTGATTGAAGAGGCGCCGGAGCGCGAGGCGGCGGTCCGCGCCGCCCGGCCCTTGAGCGTCTTCAACAGGACGCGCTTCTGGGCGGAGGCGGCGCATCTGCCGGATGCACTACGGACGCAGGCGTTGCCTGCCGCCGCCACCCCTTCGGATCGCCAACCCGCTAATCTCACCGGCATGCTGTTTGAAACCACATGGCGCCCGGCGACCCCGGAGATCGCGCCAGCAACCGGTGCGGCGCTAATCCTTGACGCGGGCGGACGCAGCGCGGCGGCGCTTGGCGACAGGCTTGGCGCGCGCATCATCACAGCGTCGGATCTCACCGGTACGGCAACCGACCGCGCGCTCATCGGCGAGGCGCCGGCCTTCGTCCTGTTCGTCGCGGACGCCCGGTCGTTTGCCGCACGCGCGCCCGATGCCGTGGTCGCCGCCCGCGAACAGGGACCTCTGGCGCTGGTACGCCTCGTGCGGGCGCTGCATAGGGCCGACAGCCTGCACCTTGGCGTGCTGACGAGCGGCGGCACCGCACCGACCGGCGAGGACAGCCCCACGGCTGCGGCGCTGATCGCCCTGACCCGCACGATCGCCCACGAATATCCGCGCTGGAGCGTCTCGGCGATCGACATCGACCGGAAAACACCGGTCCGGGCCGTGACGCAAACGGTGCTGCCGGCACTGCTGTCCCCCGGCGGCGACGTGCTGGCGCATGCGCACGGCAGCTTCTTCGCGCGCTCGTTAACGCCCGTTGATGCCGGAGAGGCGGCCTCGCCGTTCAACGCGAAGGGCGCGGTCCATGTGATCATCGGCGGCCGCGGCGGCATCGGTGGCGCCCTGGCGCTGGATCTCGCCCGGCGCGGCAAGGCGCGGCTGGCGCTGATCGGCCGCTGCGCCGCGGAGAACGACACCGAGACGCTTCTGGGCGAAATCCGCGCCGCCGGCGGCGAGGCGCTCTACGTCCGCGCCGACGCCACGGACGCCGAAGCTCTGGAACAGGCGCTGTCCGAGGTGGTCGCGCGCTGGGGCGGCATCGACACCATCGTCAATGCGGCCATGGTGCTCGACAATCATCGGCTCAATGAGATGAGCGACGCCGCCTTCCGGTCGGCGTATGACGCCAAGGCGCAGATCGCCAGCGCGCTGGAGCAGGCAATGACGGCGCAGGGCCTGAACTGCACGGTCGTCCACATGTCCTCGGTGCAGAGCCTCGCCGGCAATCCCGGCCAGGGCAATTACGCCGCCGGCTGCGGCTTCCTCGATTGCTGGGCCGCAGGATCTCCCATCCCCACAAAGCTGATCTCCTGGGGCTATTGGGGGGAAATTGGCGCGGTTTCGGGCGAAGCGTGGGCAAAGGCCATGGCCGTCCAGGGCATCGGCTCGATCCGCCTCGACGAGGGTCTGGCGGCGCTGGATGCGCTGCTGTCCGGCGAGCACGGCACCCTGACACTCGCCAAGGGTACGCCGGAGGCGCTCGCCAAACTCGGAATCGGAGGCACCTCGGTCGTCACCGACGACATGCCGGCGATCGCCGCCACCGACCCGATGCAGCACGCCCTGCCGCTGCTGGAGCAGGCGACGGCCGCGAAAACCCGCGCCGTGCTGCTCACCGCCGCCGGTGCCGATGCGCCCGCTTTCGATCAGACGGACGCCTGGGCCGCGCGGCTTTCGGTGACGCCGGCCAACCGCCGCCTGCTGGAGGCGCTGCTGTCGGTCGCCACGCAGGCGGATGCCTCCGATTCCGCCGATCTCGATGCCTTGAAGCGCGCTCATCCGGTGGTCGGCGCCCATGTGACGCTGTTGAGGCGCGTCTTCGACGCCCTGCCTGATCTGCTGGCCGGCCGCATCGACGGACCCTCGGTGATCCTGCCCGACGGCACGCTGGATCTGGTGGAGCCGATCTACACCGGCAATCCGATGGTCGATGCGGCCAACGCGCAAATGGCCAAGATTATCTCAAGGATCGCCAATGACGGCGACGCGGGCGCGGTGCTGGAGATCGGCGCAGGCACGGGCGCCACGAGCCGCTTCATTCTCAACGCCCTGGCGCAGACCGACCACCCGGCGGAATACTGGTACACGGACGTCTCGCCGGTGTTCACCCGGCACGGCTGGCGGCTGCTCGCCGGCAACTATCCGCGCGCCCGCTTCGAGCCGCTGGACATCGAGGCGGATCCGCTGGCGCAAGGGTTTGAGGCGGGCGGCTACGACGTGGTGCTGGCGTCGAACGTGCTGCACGCCACCGCCGACATCAGCACGACGCTGAAACACATCGCGATGCTGCTGAAACCCGGCGGCCGGCTGCTGCTCGGCGAACTCACTCAGGTGCTACACGTCAACACGGTGATCTTCGGCCTGCTGCCAGGCTGGTGGAACGCCAGCGACGGCCGCCGCCTGCCGCATGCGCCGCTGCTGTCGCTCGACGAATGGCACAAGGCGCTCGGCGAGGCAGGCTTTGCCGTCGATCCGGTCTGGCAGGACGCCTTCGGCCTGTCGGTGATCTGCGCCACGCTTCGCAAGCGCAGCGGCAGCGTCGACATCCGCTACAGCCAGCCCGTGGATCGCGAACCCGCAAAGCCCGCAGCGGCCGCCTCCGGCCCGCTGGCCACGGAAATCGCCCGCCATCTGGCCGAGGTGCTGCGGCTCGACGCCGGGACAATCGACGCCGACGCGCCCTTCATCGATCTGGGGCTGGATTCCATTCTCGCGGGCGAACTGGCGCGAAAACTCTCCGACGCGCTGGCGCTCGACATCAAGCCAACAGAGTTCTTCAATCATCCGACGGTTGCCCGGCTGGCCCGCAATCTCGCACAGCGCGGCGCGGCAGCCGATAAGCCCGCCGAACCGCAAGCAACAAGCACAGACGACGACGCCTTACTGCTTGATCTTCTCGGCGATCTGGAGAGCGGAAAATCCGACGCCGAGACGGTCCGCAAGGCACTCCAGGACGGTCCGGGTGGCACGCCGCAACCGGGTACGCCGAACAGCCGCGAGGACCGGCATGGTTGA
- a CDS encoding beta-ketoacyl synthase N-terminal-like domain-containing protein: MVERSYEPGKQVPSGGSSPEPTRTAATLRDADAATHGRNAASGPTEPVAIIGMSGRFPGADDIETLWQALLDGRDLVTEIPESRWSAPELAADGACRWGGFLENAEGFDPHFFGLSQREADHIDPQQRLFLMEAWKALENAGHAGPCADGARIGTFVGCAEGDYGTLLHDRGALINPYAFMGNACAILASRIAYHLNLNGPALAVDTACSASLVSVHLACEALRAGECDMALAGGVYVMSTPRLHRLATSAAMLSPTGRCHAFGAQADGFVPSEAVAALLLKPLDAALADGDRVIAVIEASGLNQDGRSNGITAPSAPSQAALLKRIYARAGIDPRSIGLIEAHGTGTKLGDPIEFQALTEAFGNQPAGHCALGSIKSNIGHAQLAAGIAGLVKLILSVERATIPPTLHTETVNPHLDLEASPFRLPKSAEDWTGDVRRGAVSAFGFAGTNAHMVVRSHDAPARSAQASPTLMLLSGADEVELKDNAARLVTALKGGTHDLADVALTLIAGRAHPACRKAMVADTLAGFIAALETIAAGQAPRAARADLIAIVPALIGRLPEHAADAGEGTRKALDVLAQAYEAGAPVTPKWLRTLMDRPARRVALPGTQFRLRRCWIDAPETPSANVASTVLEIAADDPLPEAHRVGPRAVVPGTALLLAALGGASALTDIRFSAMAERGAPGPLRLKATTKDGAVTLTGDDGTTLLTANRADAVTPDRPEPDFPPFDAAASDRADALPGRFKAAGLDYGPRLRGIKQIMASGDRVRAEIACAEGRERFGVAGVSAELLDIACQCVAALLPDDAPLPLMVPASLNGFALLRPLKNAAEVRLTHTGGSPDGGPMTVDITLLDSGGAPAALLRGLTLRPPRDSAKDAAKGVTLLLTPRWIDPEPLQPSSGAAARHLTIPASGGDPVQAAKGMLAPALAFCRDAELKMGRPLRLICHCAPDDLAPIAAFWRSVTREYPSLAVACVSLDRMDMAQAEALVPDAGVAVATLTPQGARRRVLREQAPATPFDFRTLVPGAIAITGGGAIGGMLAGYLAERTGMTVGVIGRSQPDGQHTPHGSGTVLRLAADVTNEAALASALDRLRGNGPIRLVIHTAGIAGDAPLADLTGPDGMALLDKVLAPKLAGCALVDRLTRADPLKAFVAFGGLVAHTGNAGQAAYATANALLERWADHREGKTRVIAWPLWAEGGMAIPDRMREALERATGLMPMPDAAGIDALAGALGGGETTLVVAHGDRARLLDALCPPPPRKPRQAPETRTSPACAKSSRPRCSTSSDNR, encoded by the coding sequence ATGGTTGAGCGCTCATACGAGCCCGGCAAACAGGTCCCTTCCGGCGGATCATCCCCGGAACCCACGCGCACGGCGGCAACACTCCGTGACGCGGACGCCGCCACCCACGGCCGCAATGCCGCAAGCGGTCCCACCGAACCCGTCGCCATCATCGGCATGAGCGGCCGCTTTCCCGGCGCCGACGACATCGAGACCCTGTGGCAGGCGTTGCTCGACGGCCGGGATCTGGTCACAGAAATCCCGGAAAGCCGCTGGAGCGCGCCGGAGCTGGCGGCGGACGGCGCCTGCCGCTGGGGTGGGTTCCTCGAGAACGCGGAAGGATTCGATCCGCATTTCTTCGGCCTGTCGCAGCGCGAGGCGGACCACATCGACCCGCAGCAGCGGCTGTTTCTCATGGAGGCCTGGAAGGCGCTGGAGAACGCGGGCCACGCCGGGCCCTGCGCCGACGGCGCGCGCATCGGCACCTTCGTGGGCTGCGCGGAGGGCGACTACGGCACGCTGCTGCACGACCGCGGCGCGCTGATCAACCCTTACGCCTTCATGGGCAACGCCTGCGCCATCCTCGCCTCGCGCATTGCCTATCATCTGAACCTCAACGGCCCGGCGCTGGCGGTGGACACCGCCTGCTCCGCCTCGCTGGTCTCCGTGCATCTGGCGTGTGAGGCCCTGCGCGCGGGCGAGTGCGACATGGCGCTGGCCGGCGGCGTCTATGTCATGTCGACCCCGCGCCTGCACCGGCTCGCCACGAGTGCGGCCATGCTCTCGCCCACCGGCCGCTGCCACGCGTTCGGTGCCCAGGCCGACGGATTCGTGCCCTCGGAAGCCGTCGCGGCGCTGCTGCTCAAGCCGCTGGATGCGGCATTGGCCGATGGCGACCGGGTGATCGCGGTCATTGAGGCCTCGGGCCTCAATCAGGACGGCCGCAGCAACGGCATCACCGCCCCAAGCGCGCCCTCCCAGGCCGCACTCCTCAAACGCATCTATGCCCGCGCCGGCATCGATCCGCGCTCCATCGGGCTGATCGAGGCGCATGGAACGGGCACGAAGCTCGGCGACCCGATCGAGTTTCAAGCCCTGACGGAGGCCTTCGGCAACCAGCCGGCCGGCCACTGCGCGCTTGGCAGCATCAAGAGCAACATCGGCCACGCCCAATTGGCGGCCGGCATTGCGGGCCTGGTGAAACTGATCCTCAGCGTCGAGCGCGCAACGATCCCGCCGACGCTGCATACAGAGACCGTCAACCCGCATCTCGATCTCGAGGCTTCCCCCTTCCGCCTGCCCAAGAGCGCTGAGGACTGGACCGGAGACGTGCGGCGCGGCGCGGTCAGCGCCTTCGGCTTCGCGGGCACCAACGCGCATATGGTGGTGCGCTCGCACGATGCGCCGGCGCGTTCCGCGCAGGCCTCCCCAACGCTGATGCTCCTCTCGGGCGCGGACGAGGTGGAGCTGAAGGACAATGCCGCGCGCCTTGTGACCGCGCTCAAGGGCGGGACCCATGATCTCGCCGACGTCGCCCTGACGCTGATCGCGGGCCGCGCGCATCCCGCCTGCCGAAAGGCCATGGTGGCTGACACGCTTGCCGGCTTCATCGCGGCGCTCGAGACCATCGCCGCGGGCCAGGCTCCGCGCGCCGCGCGCGCCGATCTCATCGCCATCGTTCCCGCCCTCATCGGCCGGTTGCCCGAGCACGCGGCCGATGCGGGGGAAGGCACGCGCAAGGCGCTCGACGTGCTGGCGCAGGCCTATGAGGCCGGCGCGCCGGTGACGCCCAAGTGGCTGCGAACGCTGATGGACCGGCCGGCACGACGCGTCGCCCTGCCCGGAACGCAATTCCGGCTGCGGCGCTGCTGGATCGACGCGCCGGAGACACCCTCGGCGAATGTCGCTTCCACCGTTCTCGAGATCGCCGCCGACGATCCGCTTCCCGAGGCGCACCGGGTGGGGCCGCGCGCCGTCGTGCCCGGCACGGCGCTGCTGCTTGCCGCCCTGGGTGGGGCATCCGCCCTCACGGACATCCGCTTCAGCGCCATGGCGGAACGCGGCGCGCCCGGACCCTTGCGCCTGAAAGCGACGACAAAGGACGGCGCCGTCACCCTCACCGGCGATGACGGCACGACGCTGCTGACCGCGAACCGTGCGGATGCCGTCACACCGGATCGCCCCGAGCCGGATTTCCCGCCGTTCGATGCCGCGGCGTCCGACCGGGCGGACGCCCTGCCCGGCCGCTTCAAGGCCGCGGGCCTCGACTACGGACCCCGCCTGCGCGGCATCAAGCAGATCATGGCGTCGGGCGATCGCGTTCGCGCGGAAATCGCATGCGCGGAGGGCCGCGAGCGCTTCGGCGTCGCGGGCGTCAGCGCCGAGCTGCTTGACATCGCCTGCCAATGCGTCGCAGCCCTGCTGCCCGATGACGCCCCGCTGCCGCTGATGGTGCCCGCGAGCCTGAACGGTTTCGCACTGCTGCGGCCCCTGAAGAACGCGGCCGAGGTGCGGCTAACCCACACCGGCGGCTCGCCAGACGGCGGACCGATGACCGTCGACATCACGCTTCTGGATTCAGGTGGTGCGCCGGCCGCCCTCCTGCGCGGCCTGACCCTGCGTCCGCCCCGGGACTCGGCAAAGGACGCAGCAAAGGGCGTCACGCTGCTACTCACGCCGCGCTGGATCGATCCGGAGCCACTGCAGCCCTCCTCCGGCGCCGCCGCGCGGCACCTCACCATTCCCGCGTCCGGCGGCGATCCCGTGCAGGCGGCCAAAGGTATGCTCGCGCCGGCGCTCGCCTTTTGCCGCGACGCTGAGCTGAAAATGGGCAGGCCGCTGCGGCTCATCTGCCATTGCGCGCCCGACGATCTTGCACCGATCGCCGCCTTCTGGCGCTCGGTCACCAGGGAATATCCGTCGCTGGCCGTGGCCTGCGTCTCGTTGGACAGGATGGACATGGCGCAGGCGGAGGCGCTGGTGCCCGATGCGGGCGTCGCTGTCGCAACGCTCACGCCGCAGGGCGCTCGCCGCCGCGTTCTGCGTGAACAGGCGCCCGCAACGCCTTTCGATTTCAGGACACTCGTCCCCGGCGCCATCGCGATCACCGGCGGCGGCGCGATCGGCGGCATGCTCGCTGGGTATCTCGCCGAGCGAACCGGCATGACCGTCGGCGTCATCGGCCGGTCGCAGCCCGACGGGCAACACACGCCGCATGGCTCCGGCACGGTTCTGCGGCTTGCGGCCGACGTCACCAACGAGGCGGCCCTGGCGTCTGCGCTGGACCGGCTGCGCGGGAACGGCCCGATCCGGCTGGTGATCCACACGGCGGGCATCGCGGGCGACGCGCCGCTGGCCGATCTGACCGGTCCCGACGGTATGGCGCTACTCGACAAGGTGCTGGCGCCGAAACTCGCCGGTTGCGCGCTTGTCGACCGGCTGACGCGCGCCGATCCGCTGAAGGCCTTCGTCGCCTTCGGCGGCCTGGTGGCGCACACCGGAAACGCCGGTCAGGCGGCCTATGCGACGGCCAACGCCCTGCTGGAGCGCTGGGCAGACCACCGCGAGGGCAAGACCCGGGTGATCGCCTGGCCGCTCTGGGCCGAGGGCGGCATGGCAATCCCGGACCGCATGCGCGAGGCGCTGGAGCGCGCCACCGGCCTCATGCCCATGCCGGATGCGGCGGGGATCGACGCGCTGGCGGGCGCTTTGGGCGGCGGCGAGACGACGCTTGTCGTGGCGCATGGGGACCGCGCGCGTCTGCTCGACGCGCTCTGCCCGCCCCCGCCGCGAAAGCCTCGTCAGGCTCCGGAAACACGGACCTCTCCGGCTTGCGCGAAGTCTTCTCGGCCAAGGTGCTCGACATCGTCGGACAATCGCTGA